One segment of Malassezia restricta chromosome V, complete sequence DNA contains the following:
- a CDS encoding transcription elongation factor SPT6 yields the protein MAEEARERTPADERVAPHSDEEGEDLMKESGNIVGMDSSDDEDDDDDEEEQRRVAEGFIVDENEEDEEEGGESTHKRKRRHRHRELDEELDEDDLALLSENTRPEGARHKRARPAGEEERTNELAHIFDDEDDGAQQADYFDDGLDDFIEDDEEDAEMSGLNEEEREARRREKREDRRRARMSGARVDPRKAGMDLEAWDEVHDIFGNGEDYAWALEADDEHAEEAKARMDYKDIFEPAQIRERLLTEEDDRIRQVDVPERLQLLIPGQEGLALLERKLTDAELDDAAHWASTRISPRCTAEFLEDYAPHARLRAEWFACVRQMLAYMLNDMLEVSFLTQHRLDELEYTPMDAVQKTTTTLLVRQELLTLYTLGIKFKLLLARKDSLRQTFAELSAAAFAGPDVDMSEVHATVEELLAQASTLEEVTDISEWLAMRFGERFREATVLAKGHEGHTLKRPTVLSEYEQRKSTPLAQLAQRLGLSSSQLADNVASGVRQHVPEDESRLPLEVADEYAGLAPGAGNASTAMALARSILAHEISKEPALRREVRTLFRLSALLDVEPNERGMTRIDEAHPYYNFKFLRGKPVSAVLQNASQFLQMVHAEEERLVHVTLRLPTDTASKLEQRLQEQYVSDGVSALSQAWNEERRAVVEEVCASFLLPLGRAWAREWLVEECRESLLRHCEQRLTQRVEGGPVQSAGMLSRQRDPNWDEHVSRVPRVLAVSHGSGDPRTSQIVAVSLDEDGHLIERATFDSLRAPLVQDEEADDPRAGFVELIKRRHPDVVVVNGFSARSQDLKMTVKSLVDAAFDERVREEGLEGLAAQHLRMDVVSVYDDVARLYQHSARAADEFPELSVLARYCVGLARYAQSPVNEFAALGADVTAVQFDPAQRLLPADRLRASLERAIVMLVNDIGLDLQTALTNTYVQHMLPFIAGLGPRKAQALLNGIRTRLDGIVVNREVLVRRGILTFVVWNNAASFLRIDQDAAADAADEDAQPDVLDATRIHPEDYDFPRQMARDALNKHEEDLEGEHPSVACAEIMEDARPSEKLAALDLDNYAAMLWERRGLRKRLTLLTCKQELIRPYDDWRPPQLLPTAEELFMMFTGETRRSLAEGYVVPVVVTRIEEGRDIEGLLRVRLEAGMDGVIAGRDIMPGYNSRDVRLRRLFRSGQALNAVVVHLDIQRMRAELSLRAEAFEHVNPAQGRTPVDAMYFDHERAQMAIDAAEERARRRHQNRIGRRVIDHPNFHNFNAIQAQNFLATQPRGSVVVRPSSRGMDHLAVTWKVDDGVYQHIDVLELDKENDYALGRILRVADMGSYADLDDLIVNHVRPMASMVEMMMNHEKYKGADEQALHTYLTNVSLANPTRSVYAFGLNKQHPGYFDLAFKANSQAPIQTWPVKVLPGAFKLGQATQLADVAALTNAFKTQYMAQTSGGRGDRTSAPHGGMTPGYYYGGRTPGRGGTTPGYYGGATPSYGTMPAYGHPPPPRGPPGASRW from the coding sequence ATGGCCGAAGAGGCAcgcgagcgcacgccggcCGATGAGCGAGTGGCCCCGCATAGTGATGAAGAAGGGGAGGATCTCATGAAGGAGTCTGGCAACATCGTTGGTATGGATAGCAGcgatgatgaagatgatgatgacgacgaagaagagcaaCGTCGTGTGGCAGAGGGTTTCATCGTGGATGAGaacgaggaggacgaagaagaaggTGGAGAAAGCACACACAAGCGCAAacggcggcatcgtcatcgcgagctggacgaggagctAGACGAAGATGACCTAGCTCTGCTCTCAGAAAACACGCGACCTGAAGGCGCGCGTCACAAGCGTGCACGCCCAGCTGGCGAAGAGGAGCGCACCAACGAGCTTGCGCATATTTTtgacgatgaagatgatGGAGCTCAGCAAGCGGACTACTTTGACGATGGTCTCGACGACTTTAtcgaagacgacgaagaagacgcTGAGATGAGCGGCCTCAATGAGGAAGAGCGTGAGGCGCGGCGACGTGAGAAACGGGAGGATCGCCGAAGGGCCCGCATGTCCGGGGCTCGTGTCGACCCACGCAAAGCGGGTATGGACCTCGAAGCCTGGGACGAAGTGCATGACATCTTTGGAAACGGAGAAGATTATGCATGGGCCCTGGAAGCAGACGATGAGCATGCGGAAGAGGCAAAGGCTCGCATGGACTACAAGGATATTTTTGAACCTGCACAAATCCGTGAGCGTCTGTTGACAGAGGAAGACGATCGTATTCGGCAGGTGGATGTGCCTGAGCGCTTGCAGCTACTGATTCCTGGTCAAGAGGGACTGGCTCTTCTGGAGCGGAAACTCACGGATGCGGAGCTTGATGATGCCGCACATTGGGCTTCAACACGTATTTCTCCGCGGTGTACGGCCGAGTTCTTGGAGGATTATGCCCCACATGCGCGGTTGCGTGCTGAATGGTTTGCGTGTGTGCGTCAAATGCTCGCCTATATGCTCAACGATATGCTCGAGGTGTCATTTCTGACGCAGCACCGCCTTGACGAGCTGGAGTACACGCCCATGGACGCGGTGCAAAAAACGACAACTACCCTCCTTGTACGACAAGAGCTCCTAACGCTGTATACGCTCGGCATCAAGTTCAAGTTGTTGCTGGCGAGAAAAGATTCTCTGCGTCAGACATTCGCTGAATTGTCAGCCGCGGCATTCGCTGGTCCTGATGTGGACATGTCGGAAGTGCATGCAACCGTGGAAGAGCTCCTAGCCCAGGCAAGTACATTGGAAGAAGTCACAGACATTTCCGAATGgctcgcgatgcgcttTGGGGAGCGATTCCGCGAGGCGACGGTGTTGGCCAAGGGCCACGAAGGTCACACACTCAAGCGACCTACGGTCTTGAGTGAGTACGAACAACGTAAGAGCACGCCACTTGCCCagctcgcccagcgtcTTGGTCTTTCGTCATCTCAGCTAGCCGACAATGTGGCGAGTGGCGTCCGGCAGCATGTGCCTGAAGACGAAAGCCGATTGCCTTTAGAAGTGGCAGACGAGTATGCTGGTCTGGCGCCCGGTGCAGGAAATGCGTCAACAGCTATGGCACTGGCGCGCTCGATTCTTGCGCACGAAATTAGTAAGGAACCTGCTCTGCGACGCGAAGTCCGCACGCTTTTCCGCCTATCAGCACTGCTAGACGTTGAGCCAAATGAGCGCGGCATGACACGTATTGATGAAGCGCACCCATACTACAACTTCAAGTTCCTGCGCGGCAAGCCCGTAAGTGCCGTGCTGCAAAATGCCTCGCAGTTCCTGCAAATGGTCCACGCCGAGGAAGAACGTCTCGTGCACGTGACGCTTCGTTTGCCCACCGACACGGCCAGCAAGTTGgagcagcgtctgcaggAGCAGTATGTTAGCGATGGCGTGAGCGCTCTCTCGCAGGCATGGAATGAGGAGCGtcgtgccgtcgtcgaagaagtTTGTGCATCGTTTTTGCTTCCCTTGGGTCGTGCATGGGCACGTGAATGGCTTGTGGAAGAGTGTCGCGAATCGCTGCTACGGCACTGTGAGCAGCGCCTGACACAGCGTGTGGAGGGTGGCCCTGTACAGTCGGCGGGCATGCTGAGTCGTCAAAGAGATCCCAACTGGGATGAGCACGTatcgcgcgtgccgcgtgTGTTGGCTGTATCACATGGCTCGGGCGATCCACGCACGAGTCAGATTGTGGCCGTGTCGCTAGATGAGGATGGTCATCTTATTGAGCGCGCAACCTTTGATTCACTTCGCGCGCCACTTGTACAGGATGAAGAAGCAGACGACCCGCGTGCCGGGTTTGTTGAGCTTATCAAGCGCCGGCATCCTGATGTCGTCGTGGTGAATGGGTTTAGTGCGCGGTCGCAGGACCTCAAGATGACCGTGAAAAGCCTGGTTGATGCAGCCTTcgatgagcgtgtgcgtgaAGAAGGGCTCGAGGGTCTGGCAGCACAGCATCTGCGTATGGATGTGGTCAGTGTGTACGATGATGTCGCGCGTCTGTACCAacacagcgcacgcgccgcggaTGAGTTCCCAGAATTGAGTGTGTTGGCTCGTTACTGTGTGGGTCTCGCACGGTATGCGCAGTCCCCTGTCAATGAGTTTGCCGCACTTGGCGCGGATGTAACGGCCGTTCAGTTTGACCCTGCACAGCGCTTACTGCCTGCTGATCGTCTTCGCGCGTCCCTTGAGCGGGCGATTGTGATGCTCGTAAACGATATCGGTCTGGACTTGCAAACGGCACTGACCAACACGTATGTCCAGCACATGCTGCCCTTTATCGCTGGTCTTGGTCCACGTAAAGCGCAGGCTCTTTTGAACGGTATCCGGACGCGTCTGGATGGTATCGTTGTAAACCGTGaggtgctcgtgcgccgcggtATTTTGACTTTTGTCGTATGGAACAATGCCGCTTCGTTCCTGCGCATTGATCAAGATGCCGCGGCCGATGCAGCCGATGAGGACGCGCAGCCTGACGTGCTTGACGCCACACGTATCCACCCTGAAGACTATGATTTTCCGCGCCAAATGGCTCGAGATGCGCTTAACAAACACGAAGAGGACTTGGAAGGTGAGCATCCCAGCGTTGCATGCGCCGAGATTATGGAAGATGCCCGACCCTCAGAAAAGCTCGCAGCTCTTGACTTGGACAACTATGCCGCCATGTTGTGGGAACGCCGTGGTCTGCGCAAGCGTCTGACGCTCTTGACCTGCAAGCAGGAATTGATCCGGCCGTATGATGACTGGCGGCcgccgcagctgctgccgaCGGCCGAAGAGCTATTTATGATGTTCACGGGTGAAACACGCCGTTCGCTTGCCGAGGGCTATGTCGTGCCTGTGGTCGTAACGCGCATCGAAGAAGGCCGTGACATCGAAGGCCTTTTGCGGGTGCGTCTCGAGGCGGGTATGGACGGTGTCATTGCCGGTCGGGATATCATGCCGGGCTACAATTcacgcgacgtgcgtcTACGGCGTCTCTTCCGCTCTGGTCAGGCCCTAAACGCTGTGGTGGTCCATCTTGATATCCAACGAATGCGGGCCGAGCTCAGTTTGCGTGCTGAGGCATTTGAGCACGTGAACCCCGCACAAGGCCGCACGCCCGTGGACGCCATGTACTTTGATCatgagcgtgcgcagatGGCGATTGATGCGGCCGAAgagcgcgcacgtcgtcgtcaccaAAACCGCATCGGGCGTCGTGTCATTGATCATCCCAACTTCCACAACTTCAATGCGATTCAAGCGCAAAACTTCCTGGCAACGCAGCCACGTGGCTCGGTGGTGGTTCGTCCCAGCTCTCGAGGTATGGACCACCTGGCTGTGACATGGAAGGTCGATGATGGCGTATACCAGCACATTGATGTGCTTGAGCTCGATAAGGAGAACGACTATGCCCTGGGTCGAATCTTGCGTGTGGCAGATATGGGCTCCTACGCTGATTTGGACGACCTGATCGTGAATCATGTGCGCCCGATGGCCTCTATGGTAGAGATGATGATGAACCACGAAAAGTACAAAGGGGCTGACGAGCAAGCATTGCACACGTATCTTACCAATGTGTCACTCGCGAACCCGACTCGTTCTGTATATGCCTTTGGCCTGAACAAACAGCACCCAGGCTACTTTGACCTGGCATTTAAGGCAAACAGCCAGGCGCCGATCCAGACGTGGCCCGTGAAGGTGCTGCCAGGCGCTTTCAAGTTGGGTCAGGCCACGCAGCTGGCCGATGTGGCGGCTCTGACCAATGCATTCAAGACGCAGTACATGGCTCAGACGAGCGGGGGCCGTGGGGATCGGACTTCAGCCCCTCATGGCGGTATGACGCCTGGCTATTACTATGGCGGCCGCACGCCGGGCCGCGGCGGTACGACGCCTGGTTACTATGGCGGAGCCACCCCCAGCTACGGTACCATGCCGGCCTACGGAcatccgccgccgccacgtGGACCGCCTGGTGCGTCACGCTGGTGA
- a CDS encoding phospholipase C, protein MFITKAFAALAAFVAVAVADEYSLKDIKHIVLFMQENRAFDHYFGTMAGVRGFKDPNVHISNNTGKSVFHQPVDAKKIKASSRPTDDTSELMPWHLNWQGGDWKNRTQCMLTGSNSWKANHAAWNHGQIDQWVNANTPYSIGYYRREDVPVHFALAESFVVGDAYYESAIASTHPNRAIHLTGSLNSNGSAVGGNPQELGGPVVDNTATPGCLYSSDGVPYSCRPLKWKTLPEYLLEAGISFMAYQDFDNFGEDTLVSFTQYQDAAQRKQKLAKVGVSFPGLEKFYKDAEEGNLPEVSIIFVPEYLSEHPPYMPDDGAWLHRKVTESLMHGKHWNNTALIVSYDETGGWADHVLGPIASRDTPGEWMKDPFTPSNGLQPIGPGFRVPFYIASPFTRKGGVFTEHAAHESQTLFIEEWAKANGKPFHVKEMNHWRRQQLSNLVNAFDFSKIDTSIPNIPSVRTPSKDPIRDQYNGAFVCQLKYRNTIQPHVPYGKQKEEDALKVERGYKPVRGHLSEGRYLRFEADHGHVLSWKDENKLTTKKSDSKYDEDTLFVLSWLGSEPKDNRFNVANMKRDKFFTSDLKLTSDRRSAAKFALVDQGNGKGHSIVEEQSKKHISVDKNGEISLKDGDATMFKTFSVTL, encoded by the coding sequence ATGTTCATCACGAAGGCCTTTGCTGCCCTGGCAGCCTTTGTCGCAGTGGCTGTGGCTGATGAGTACAGCCTCAAAGACATTAAACACATTGTGCTGTTCATGCAGGAGAACCGTGCCTTTGACCACTATTTCGGTACGATGGCAGGTGTGCGCGGCTTCAAGGACCCGAACGTGCACATCTCTAACAACACTGGCAAGAGTGTCTTCCACCAGCCCGTTGACGCCAAGAAGATCAAGGCATCCAGCCGTCCTACGGACGACACGTCGGAACTTATGCCTTGGCACTTGAACTGGCAGGGTGGTGACTGGAAGAACCGCACGCAGTGCATGCTGACCGGTTCGAACAGCTGGAAGGCGAATCACGCCGCCTGGAACCATGGCCAGATTGACCAGTGGGTGAACGCCAACACGCCCTACAGTATTGGTTACTACCGTCGCGAGGACGTGCCCGTACACTTTGCCTTGGCTGAGTCGTTTGTTGTGGGTGACGCTTACTACGAATCGGCTATTGCCTCGACGCACCCGAACCGCGCTATTCATCTGACGGGCTCGCTGAACTCCAACGGCAGTGCCGTGGGAGGCAATCCACAGGAGCTGGGCGGTCCTGTCGTCGACAACACGGCCACACCTGGCTGCTTGTACAGTTCTGACGGCGTGCCATACTCTTGTCGTCCACTCAAGTGGAAGACGCTGCCAGAGTACCTGCTCGAGGCTGGCATTTCGTTCATGGCTTACCAGGACTTTGATAACTTTGGTGAAGACACGCTTGTGTCATTCACGCAGTACCAAGATGCTGCTCAGCGCAAGCAGAAACTGGCCAAGGTTGGTGTCTCGTTCCCTGGTCTCGAGAAGTTCTACAAGGATGCTGAGGAGGGCAACCTTCCGGAGGTTTCGATCATCTTTGTGCCTGAGTACCTCTCAGAGCACCCGCCGTATATGCCTGACGATGGTGCTTGGCTTCACCGCAAGGTGACCGAATCGCTTATGCACGGTAAGCACTGGAATAACACCGCCCTAATTGTGTCGTACGACGAGACGGGTGGTTGGGCCGACCACGTGCTGGGTCCTATCGCCTCAAGGGACACGCCCGGTGAATGGATGAAGGATCCATTCACGCCTTCGAATGGTCTGCAGCCTATCGGCCCTGGTTTCCGTGTGCCCTTCTACATTGCATCGCCTTTTACGCGTAAGGGTGGTGTATTTACCGAGCATGCCGCTCACGAGAGTCAGACGCTCTTTATTGAGGAGTGGGCCAAGGCCAACGGCAAGCCGTTCCACGTGAAGGAAATGAACCACTGGCGCCGTCAGCAGCTCAGCAACCTCGTGAACGCCTTTGACTTCTCCAAGATTGACACAAGCATCCCCAACATTCCCTCGGTGCGCACGCCCTCGAAGGATCCGATTCGTGACCAGTACAACGGTGCTTTTGTGTGTCAGCTCAAGTACCGCAACACTATTCAGCCTCACGTTCCCTACGGTAAGCAAAAGGAGGAAGATGCCCTGAAGGTGGAACGCGGCTACAAGCCCGTCCGTGGTCATCTGAGCGAGGGTCGTTACCTCCGCTTTGAAGCTGACCATGGCCACGTGCTCTCATGGAAGGATGAGAACAAGCTCACCACGAAGAAGAGCGACAGCAAGTACGATGAAGACACTCTGTTTGTGCTGTCGTGGCTGGGATCGGAGCCGAAGGACAACCGATTCAATGTGGCCAACATGAAGCGTGACAAGTTCTTTACGAGCGACCTCAAGCTTACCTCTGACCGCCGCTCGGCCGCCAAGTTTGCTTTGGTCGACCAGGGTAACGGTAAGGGCCACTCGATTGTCGAGGAGCAGTCGAAGAAGCATATTTCGGTCGACAAAAACGGCGAGATTTCGCTCAAGGATGGTGATGCTACAATGTTCAAGACGTTTAGTGTGACGCTGTAA
- a CDS encoding histone-lysine N-methyltransferase SUV420H, translating to MEEITADDDLLSCMLVDSLEFEPDIVTHKMNPAFRPMRFDRHAVKKIVQQNVIWEQNVSKGMEKFCELPIVRKHMCLKTPAQKRVFENHIQRYLQTYLPDAGFEYAITYRYRTARLERVKALEKVSDEGRYNAYLSPNRTDLCVMALRPYHPDEIITYCTAALKDLTPEDDQALRDEAAEARDKDVRDGHARPPRDFSVIRSSRRKCSQLLLGPARFINHDCRPNAEFRRTGQTLTIRCIRNIQCNEEITTYYGDNYFEAGNKECMCTTCERLGRGFFRCTGANDEQECRESDETKASQKDTRKLRSSSARAAAEQAAISEPDHIMAFQVNPDANGPNCECLTCHSAFRAPEKWWTPDECARCERHYKLFKCDWPYRSPKENPADQTSRSRTRIRPPRPSKKPQPAPAISSPVKLSPVREKPCYDSSSSESGSPRLEQRCRKPSDTSHELHKAPRILGQGASTDVLASYWGAPEGERRRRRTNLSMDKHSDVTRQNTTSKKQKTSVTCGKDSSDDKMMQNNTSDAEVSCVSKRGCRPPFREASDMQDKFSRPESPVKPVIATHGPERTSVSNLALFWSGGVEGRTRRQARLAQQASVTPPRIRKTADEAAEARKPEVKPEPSPIQPTVKREHTLEALTVQQHSLGTPVSIPANCHPTVVPPGVPVRQPLRRNLRWGSGKVSTSRETSHTPPVRVSWPSTMKHESASPITTASPSTSPSPS from the exons ATGGAGGAGATCACAGCCGATGATGATTTACTATCCTGCATGTTGGTCGACTCCTTGGAGTTCGAGCCTGATATTGTCACGCACAAGATGAACCCGGCGTTTCGACCCATGCGCTTTGACCGACATGCCGTTAAGAAAATCGTACAGCAAAATGTGATTTGGGAACAGAATGTGTCCAAGGGAATGGAAAAGTTCTGCGA ACTTCCTATTGTTCGCAAGCACATGTGCTTGAAAACGCCAGCTCAGAAACGAGTATTTGAAAA TCACATTCAGCGGTACTTGCAGACGTATTTACCCGATGCCGGATTTGAATACGCCATCACCTACCGTTATCGCACAGCACGGTTAGAGCGCGTCAAAGCGCTTGAGAAAGTATCCGACGAGGGTCGATACAATGCGTACTTATCTCCAAATCGCACGGATCTATGTGTCATGGCTCTTCGTCCCTACCACCCAGATGAAATCATAACATATTGCACAGCGGCGTTAAAAGACTTGACGCCCGAAGATGACCAGGCACTCCGGGACGAAGCTGCTGAGGCTCGGGACAAGGATGTACGCGATGGTCATGCTAGACCCCCGCGAGACTTTTCTGTCATCCGATCTTCGCGACGAAAATGCAGTCAGCTTTTATTGGGTCCCGCTCGCTTCATCAATCATGACTGTCGGCCCAACGCAGAATTTCGCCGCACTGGCCAGACACTTACTATTCGATGCATACGCAACATTCAATGCAATGAAGAAATTACGACGTACTATGGAGATAATTACTTCGAAGCGGGAAATAAAGAATGCATGTGTACTACGTGTGAGAGACTTGGTCGTGGCTTTTTCCGATGTACTGGAGCCAACGACGAGCAAGAATGTCGTGAAAGCGATGAGACTAAAGCGTCTCAAAAAGACACACGCAAACTACGTTCATCCTctgcacgcgcagctgctgagcaGGCTGCTATATCCGAGCCCGATCATATAATGGCTTTTCAAGTGAATCCTGATGCGAATGGGCCGAATTGTGAATGCCTCACGTGTCATAGTGCGTTCCGTGCGCCAGAAAAATGGTGGACACCTGACGAATGTGCCCGGTGTGAACGACACTACAAGTTATTCAAGTGTGATTGGCCATATCGGTCACCCAAAGAGAATCCTGCTGACCAAACGTCTCGCTCACGGACAAGGATCAGGCCACCTCGCCCGTCCAAAAAGCCTcagcctgcgcctgctATCTCGTCGCCCGTCAAATTGAGTCCTGTGCGTGAGAAACCCTGCTACGACTCGTCTTCTAGTGAATCTGGATCTCCGCGTCTAGAACAAAGATGTCGGAAGCCGAGTGATACGTCTCATGAACTGCATAAGGCTCCTCGGATTCTTGGCCAGGGAGCGAGCACCGATGTGCTAGCGTCCTACTGGGGTGCACCAGAAGGCGAAagacgtcgacggcgcacgAATTTATCCATGGATAAACACAGTGACGTGACTCGACAGAATACCACGTCGAAAAAGCAAAAAACATCTGTCACTTGCGGTAAGGATTCTTCGGACGATAAAATGATGCAAAACAATACATCTGACGCCGAAGTGAGCTGTGTATCAAAACGGGGGTGCCGTCCACCGTTCCGTGAAGCATCAGATATGCAGGACAAATTCAGTCGTCCCGAATCTCCTGTCAAGCCCGTGATTGCCACTCATGGCCCAGAACGGACCTCTGTATCGAATCTGGCTCTTTTCTGGTCAGGTGGTGTTGAGGGTCGCACAAGGCGGCAAGCTCGACTAGCGCAACAGGCTTCTGTCACACCACCACGGATACGTAAGACGGCTGACGAAGCCGCCGAGGCTCGCAAACCTGAAGTAAAGCCCGAACCGTCGCCGATTCAACCGACTGTGAAGCGGGAGCATACGCTGGAGGCATTAACGGTGCAACAGCACTCGCTGGGGACGCCGGTGTCCATTCCTGCCAATTGCCATCCCACAGTGGTCCCTCCGGGCGTGCCTGTACGCCAACCATTACGACGCAACCTTCGCTGGGGTAGCGGCAAAGTCAGCACAAGCCGCGAGACTAGCCATACCCCGCCCGTGCGTGTGTCGTGGCCTTCCACGATGAAACACGAAAGCGCTTCACCCATCACGACCGCCTCTCCATCCACCTCGCCCTCCCCGTCCTAG
- a CDS encoding 26S proteasome regulatory subunit T3 has protein sequence MEEIGIVPADTHASSSNSRGSFSASKPKDVYYHYKKLQQQLEFLTTMEEYVKDEQRNLKRELVRAQEEVKRIQSVPLVIGQFLEPIDQTTGIVGSTTGSNYVVRILSTIDRELLRPGSSVALHRHSNSLVEVLPPESDSSIVMMSQSERPTETYQDIGGLDVQKQEIREAVELPLVQADLYHQIGIDPPQGVLLYGPPGTGKTMLVKAVANATTASFIRVVGSEFVQKYLGEGPRMVRDVFRLARENAPSIIFIDEIDAIATKRFDAQTGADREVQRILLELLTQMDGFDQGSNVKVIMATNRADTLDPALLRPGRLDRKIEFPLPNRREKRLIFQTICGRMNLSPDVDLEDYVSRPDKLSCAEIASVCQAAGLQAVRKNRYVVLPGDFDEAFKQISKKGDDNRLDFYQ, from the coding sequence ATGGAAGAAATTGGCATAGTACCTGCTGACACACATGCTTCGAGTTCCAACTCGCGCGGATCCTTTAGCGCTTCAAAGCCAAAGGATGTGTACTATCACTACAAGAAGCTTCAGCAACAGCTCGAATTCCTCACCACAATGGAAGAATACGTGAAAGATGAACAGCGCAACCTGAAACGCGAACTTGTTCGTGCTCAGGAAGAAGTTAAGCGCATTCAGTCTGTGCCTCTCGTGATCGGTCAATTCCTTGAACCAATTGATCAGACAACAGGTATCGTTGGCTCAACAACTGGCTCCAACTATGTGGTGCGCATCTTGTCCACGATCGACCGCGAGTTGCTCCGTCCCGGTAGCAGTGTGGCTCTTCACCGCCACTCCAACTCGCTCGTGGAAGTGCTGCCACCAGAGTCAGACTCGAGCATTGTTATGATGAGCCAGTCTGAACGACCCACTGAAACCTACCAGGACATTGGCGGTTTGGACGTCCAAAAGCAGGAGATTCGCGAAGCCGTCGAGCTTCCGCTTGTGCAGGCTGACTTATACCACCAGATTGGTATTGATCCGCCTCAAGGTGTTCTCTTGTACGGTCCACCAGGAACAGGAAAAACCATGCTTGTCAAGGCCGTGGCTAacgccacgacggcctcgtTCATTCGTGTGGTTGGTTCCGAGTTCGTGCAAAAGTATCTCGGTGAAGGACCCCGTATGGTGCGTGATGTATTCCGTTTAGCACGTGAAAATGCACCGTCGATTATTTTCATCGACGAGATTGATGCCATTGCAACCAAGCGATTCGATGCTCAGACGGGTGCCGATCGCGAAGTGCAGCGTATTCTTCTGGAACTTTTAACCCAAATGGACGGTTTCGATCAGGGAAGCAATGTCAAGGTCATTATGGCCACGAACCGTGCCGATACTCTCGATCCAGCCTTGCTTCGTCCTGGTCGTCTGGATCGCAAGATCGAGTTCCCTCTGCCCAACAGACGCGAAAAGCGTTTGATTTTCCAAACTATATGTGGTCGCATGAACCTCAGCCCGGATGTGGATCTCGAGGACTATGTGAGTCGGCCTGATAAACTCTCTTGTGCTGAAATTGCCTCTGTGTGCCAGGCTGCAGGTCTACAGGCTGTGCGCAAAAACCGCTACGTTGTACTGCCTGGTGACTTTGATGAAGCTTTCAAGCAAATCTCCAAGAAGGGTGATGACAATAGGCTCGATTTCTACCAGTAG